From the genome of Bosea sp. Tri-49, one region includes:
- a CDS encoding HK97 family phage prohead protease, protein MAIRNIPSALPLQERLAPIADGAIDVEARTVTVTFSTGAAVRRRRWTGWDTSVPFEEILQVSREAVNLERLNLGAPALDSHSTWSSRSQVGVVERGWIEGAEGRAQIRFPSAGIDADADRMFGLVRERIVRNVSVGYSIDQARVVEAEKKGEIEKRIVERWTPYEISFVTIPADARAQVRAQDDDRTFPVSLAVIGGMQAAMARMRMRALHLTA, encoded by the coding sequence ATGGCGATTCGTAACATTCCCTCGGCCTTGCCGCTGCAGGAGCGGCTCGCGCCGATCGCTGATGGTGCGATCGATGTCGAGGCGCGCACAGTGACGGTGACGTTCTCGACCGGCGCGGCCGTGCGGCGCCGGCGCTGGACCGGATGGGATACTTCGGTCCCGTTCGAGGAAATCCTGCAGGTGAGCCGCGAGGCGGTAAACCTCGAGCGTCTCAATCTGGGCGCCCCGGCGCTCGACAGCCATTCGACCTGGTCCTCGCGCTCGCAAGTCGGCGTCGTCGAGCGCGGCTGGATCGAGGGCGCGGAAGGCCGCGCACAGATCCGCTTTCCTTCCGCGGGGATCGATGCGGATGCGGATCGCATGTTCGGCCTGGTGCGCGAGCGCATCGTTCGTAACGTCTCGGTCGGCTACAGCATCGACCAGGCTCGCGTCGTCGAGGCCGAGAAGAAGGGCGAGATCGAAAAGCGCATCGTCGAGCGCTGGACGCCCTACGAAATCTCATTCGTCACCATTCCTGCAGACGCCCGCGCACAAGTCAGAGCGCAGGATGACGATCGCACATTCCCGGTCAGCCTCGCCGTCATCGGCGGCATGCAGGCCGCCATGGCCCGCATGCGGATGCGGGCGCTGCACCTGACCGCCTGA
- a CDS encoding phage portal protein, translating to MNLLDKAIGWVAPGAALRRHLSRQVLDEVRGYDGAQKGRRSASFRRGERSANASVGKALPALRERSRELVRNTFLGARALDVLSTHVVSPDLSVRFDTGSKLADKQAQALWNEWVQSCDIEGETSFTGLLTLAVRAQLEGGDSIIRMIDRPFLEGRAVPLALQVGEGDLIDESRDASALTGNASRARLGVELGDWDQRLGYWLHRQAPGEPWRFDKARTESILIPRDELCHLYRRLRPGQVRGVPVFAPVLMAARDFADLMDALVVKARMEAAIGLIVKGNVSTASVGQAVQAGGQGKDRIEKIRPGMVEYLRAGEDIVPFSPASNTAFEPVARASLMGISAGVGLTYHQLTGDLSQANYSSLRAGLLEFRRSVADAQWHMLVPQALHRISERWVDRAIMAGRLRPRAGGYARQYVMPAHEPVDPKKDLEADILAVRAGRMSPQDFVEAWGRDWRQVMQEYAEFFAEADKAGAIFDTDARQRTRTGQQITDATAEPPREPDNGDS from the coding sequence ATGAACCTGCTCGACAAGGCAATCGGCTGGGTCGCACCGGGAGCAGCCCTGCGTCGCCATCTCTCGCGCCAGGTCCTCGATGAGGTCCGCGGCTATGATGGCGCCCAGAAGGGCCGCCGCAGCGCCTCCTTCCGCCGCGGCGAGCGTTCTGCCAACGCCTCGGTCGGCAAAGCATTGCCGGCGCTGCGCGAGCGTTCTCGCGAACTGGTGCGCAACACGTTTCTCGGCGCCCGGGCGCTCGACGTGCTGTCGACCCATGTCGTCAGCCCCGATCTCTCGGTTCGCTTCGACACCGGCTCTAAGCTGGCCGACAAGCAGGCGCAGGCGCTCTGGAACGAATGGGTCCAGTCCTGCGACATCGAGGGCGAGACCAGCTTCACTGGCCTCCTGACGCTCGCGGTGCGCGCGCAGCTCGAGGGTGGGGATTCTATCATTCGCATGATCGACCGGCCGTTTTTGGAAGGTCGCGCGGTGCCGCTGGCCTTGCAGGTTGGCGAGGGCGATCTCATCGACGAAAGCCGCGATGCCTCGGCCCTGACCGGCAATGCTTCGCGGGCGCGCCTCGGCGTCGAGCTGGGCGACTGGGATCAGCGACTGGGCTACTGGCTGCATCGCCAGGCACCAGGCGAGCCCTGGCGCTTCGACAAGGCGCGGACGGAATCGATCCTGATCCCGCGCGATGAGCTCTGCCATCTCTATCGCCGGCTTCGGCCGGGGCAGGTGCGCGGCGTACCGGTATTTGCCCCGGTGCTGATGGCCGCACGCGATTTCGCCGACCTCATGGACGCACTCGTCGTCAAGGCCCGGATGGAGGCCGCGATCGGCCTGATCGTCAAGGGTAACGTCAGCACGGCCAGCGTCGGACAGGCGGTCCAGGCTGGAGGTCAGGGCAAGGACCGGATCGAGAAGATCCGGCCCGGCATGGTCGAATATCTCAGGGCCGGCGAGGACATCGTCCCCTTTTCGCCAGCTTCCAATACCGCGTTCGAACCGGTGGCCCGCGCCTCGCTGATGGGCATCTCGGCAGGTGTCGGCCTGACTTATCACCAGCTCACCGGCGACCTGTCGCAGGCAAACTATTCGAGCCTTCGCGCGGGACTGCTGGAGTTCCGCCGCTCGGTCGCGGACGCGCAGTGGCACATGCTCGTGCCCCAGGCGCTGCACCGGATCAGCGAGCGCTGGGTCGACCGCGCCATCATGGCCGGGCGGCTGCGCCCGCGGGCCGGCGGTTATGCCAGGCAATACGTCATGCCCGCGCATGAGCCCGTCGATCCGAAGAAGGATCTCGAGGCCGACATCCTCGCGGTTCGGGCGGGACGCATGTCGCCGCAGGACTTCGTCGAGGCATGGGGCCGCGACTGGCGCCAGGTGATGCAGGAATACGCCGAATTCTTCGCCGAGGCCGACAAAGCTGGGGCGATCTTCGACACCGATGCCCGCCAGCGCACGCGGACGGGCCAGCAGATCACGGATGCGACGGCGGAGCCGCCGCGGGAGCCTGATAATGGCGATTCGTAA
- a CDS encoding phage head-tail joining protein: protein MAWTQADIDALKKAIKTGARRVEYGSGETRRVVEYRSLAEMKEILADMEEEVAGPLAPQRTAITQFTRD from the coding sequence ATGGCCTGGACGCAAGCCGATATCGACGCCTTGAAGAAAGCGATCAAGACCGGCGCGCGGCGGGTCGAATACGGCTCCGGCGAGACCCGCCGCGTCGTCGAGTATCGCTCGCTCGCCGAAATGAAAGAAATCCTCGCCGACATGGAGGAGGAGGTCGCCGGCCCGCTGGCTCCGCAACGGACCGCCATCACGCAATTTACCCGCGATTGA
- a CDS encoding terminase gpA endonuclease subunit — MQQDQPRLSVNHPGALRLMASRLAERLRPPPPMKVSDWVGRNVVLIDGPSAGQVWNARGAPYMVEILDCLSEDDPCNLVTVRKSQQSGASIASLAWVLYCAEREPANMIFASPALDALRRMNSGKLQPMIDAWQRRIDRKEIVDQVSRSGASSTTFEKVFAKGGRLYLANANSVTDLSSVTTKKGIKDELSKWEMIPGGGDPENLFFGRFTAFRATGDWKILEISTPEADLGDETGEMPGQCRIDRSFKASDQRHWFMACPDCGVFFRHEFSRLRIDEEQPERSRYECEACGYRISDAERRIQLQPEAGAHWRALNPGPGRHPGFQIDAFISMMMGYEAVAQDWLAARRKPGGLDDFSKLVLGLPYKVRADVPDYKRLLDRREAHLKRGHIPADALLLTASADVQMRGIWLEIVAWTKNRRSYLVDALYLGGDTESASSPVFEQLRKETIDRSFPDAFGGERRIDALAVDSGYRANVVYSWVRLNQQVHPDTGRDLVLAIKGDKGWGKPAIGTPSLQDIDLGGKKLAQGAKVWPIGTWPLKTSLYLDLGKQRLGETVAEVPDGYCHFGGWVDEQYFQQLCAAHLEDIKVRGLPAGKRWVDLRENHFLDDRVYNIAMAEYLGLSIMTEAEWAALARQRGVPEAVTEQTLFTPRPEVPAPSEIEAPPPAPADDWLGGRGANW, encoded by the coding sequence ATGCAACAGGATCAGCCGCGGCTCTCGGTCAACCATCCCGGCGCCTTGCGGCTGATGGCCTCGCGCCTCGCAGAACGCCTGCGGCCGCCGCCGCCGATGAAGGTGTCGGACTGGGTCGGGCGCAATGTGGTGCTGATCGACGGCCCGTCAGCCGGCCAGGTCTGGAACGCGCGCGGCGCACCCTACATGGTCGAGATCCTCGACTGCCTGTCCGAGGACGATCCCTGCAACCTGGTGACCGTCCGCAAGAGCCAGCAGTCGGGCGCTTCGATCGCTTCGCTCGCCTGGGTGCTCTACTGCGCCGAGCGCGAGCCGGCCAACATGATCTTCGCCTCGCCCGCGCTCGACGCGCTGCGCCGCATGAATTCCGGCAAGCTGCAGCCCATGATCGACGCCTGGCAGCGTCGCATCGACCGCAAGGAGATCGTCGACCAGGTCTCGCGCTCCGGCGCTAGCTCGACGACCTTCGAGAAGGTCTTCGCCAAGGGCGGGCGGCTCTATCTCGCCAACGCCAATTCGGTGACTGACCTGTCGTCCGTCACCACCAAGAAGGGCATTAAGGACGAGCTGTCGAAATGGGAGATGATCCCGGGCGGCGGCGACCCTGAAAACCTGTTCTTCGGCCGTTTTACCGCCTTCCGTGCTACTGGCGACTGGAAAATCCTCGAAATCTCGACGCCAGAGGCCGATCTCGGCGATGAAACCGGCGAAATGCCGGGACAATGCCGGATCGATCGCAGTTTCAAGGCTTCAGACCAGCGCCACTGGTTCATGGCTTGCCCCGACTGCGGCGTCTTCTTCCGCCATGAATTCTCGCGCCTTCGGATCGACGAGGAGCAGCCGGAGCGTTCGCGCTATGAATGCGAGGCCTGCGGTTATCGGATCAGCGACGCCGAGCGCCGCATCCAGTTGCAGCCGGAGGCCGGCGCCCATTGGCGGGCTCTGAACCCCGGGCCGGGGCGCCACCCGGGCTTCCAGATCGACGCCTTCATCTCGATGATGATGGGCTACGAGGCGGTTGCGCAGGATTGGCTGGCCGCTCGCCGCAAGCCGGGCGGCCTCGACGACTTCAGCAAGCTGGTGCTCGGCCTGCCCTACAAGGTCCGCGCCGACGTTCCCGACTACAAGCGTTTGCTCGACAGGCGCGAAGCCCATCTGAAACGCGGCCACATCCCGGCCGATGCGCTGCTGCTGACGGCTTCGGCCGACGTGCAGATGCGCGGCATCTGGCTTGAGATCGTCGCCTGGACGAAGAACCGCCGATCCTATCTGGTCGATGCGCTCTATCTCGGCGGCGACACGGAATCGGCATCGAGCCCGGTCTTCGAGCAGCTCCGCAAGGAGACGATCGACCGGAGCTTTCCCGATGCCTTCGGCGGCGAGCGTCGCATCGACGCGCTCGCTGTCGATTCCGGCTATCGCGCCAACGTGGTCTATTCCTGGGTCCGGCTGAACCAGCAGGTTCATCCGGATACCGGCCGCGACCTGGTGCTGGCGATCAAGGGTGACAAGGGCTGGGGCAAGCCGGCGATCGGCACGCCTTCGCTGCAGGATATCGACCTCGGCGGAAAGAAATTGGCGCAGGGCGCCAAGGTCTGGCCGATCGGCACATGGCCACTGAAGACGAGCCTCTATCTCGACCTCGGCAAGCAGCGCCTGGGCGAGACGGTGGCAGAAGTGCCGGACGGCTATTGCCACTTCGGCGGTTGGGTCGACGAGCAGTATTTCCAGCAGCTCTGCGCGGCGCATCTCGAGGACATTAAGGTCCGCGGACTGCCGGCCGGCAAGCGCTGGGTCGATCTGCGCGAAAACCACTTCCTCGACGATCGCGTCTACAACATCGCCATGGCCGAATATCTCGGCCTCTCGATCATGACCGAAGCGGAATGGGCGGCACTCGCCCGACAGCGCGGCGTGCCGGAGGCGGTGACCGAGCAGACGCTGTTCACGCCGCGGCCGGAAGTGCCGGCTCCATCCGAAATCGAGGCGCCTCCGCCCGCTCCCGCCGACGACTGGCTGGGCGGTCGCGGCGCGAACTGGTGA